A window of the Tiliqua scincoides isolate rTilSci1 chromosome 5, rTilSci1.hap2, whole genome shotgun sequence genome harbors these coding sequences:
- the LOC136652873 gene encoding olfactory receptor 14C36-like — MTNQTVWKEFFLLGFSDIRELQILHFLAFLSIYLAALMGNLLIVLTIIQNCHLHSPMYFFLLNLSFIDTCFISATVPNSMASSLMDNRGISFLGCVTQVFLVITFVGTELFFLTAMAYDRYVAICHPLQYAVIMNPHACLEIAAASWVTGSINGVVQTANTFRLHFCSSHIQQFFCDIPQLLIISCMDTTANEWLIMAGAFTVGSFCFLFILVSYGYIFSTVFKIQLAHGRQKAFSTCTPHLTVFCLFFSTAAFSYMRPKALSSPPVDLLAAVLYAMLPPLMNPIIYSLRNKEIQGAMWKMSKKRFRFHIVIS; from the coding sequence ATGACGAATCAAACCGTGTGGAAGGAGTTCTTTCTGCTGGGGTTTTCGGACATACGAGAATTGCAGATTTTGCACTTCCTGGCTTTTCTCTCCATTTATCTGGCTGCTCTGATGGGGAACTTGCTCATTGTCCTGACCATCATCCAGAACTGCCACCTTCAcagccccatgtatttcttcctgctCAATCTCTCCTTCATAGACACCTGCTTCATTTCAGCCACTGTTCCAAATTCTATGGCCAGCTCCTTGATGGACAATAGAGGGATTTCGTTCTTGGGGTGCGTCACCCAGGTGTTCTTGGTGATCACGTTTGTAGGTACAGAGCTATTCTTTCTCACTgccatggcttatgaccgctatGTAGCCATCTGCCATCCACTACAGTACGCGGTGATCATGAACCCTCATGCCTGCCTTGAAATAGCTGCTGCTTCATGGGTCACTGGTTCAATCAATGGAGTGGTCCAAACCGCAAACACTTTTCGCTTGCATTTCTGCAGTTCTCATATACAACAATTTTTCTGCGACATCCCTCAGTTGTTGATCATCTCTTGCATGGACACAACAGCTAATGAATGGCTCATTATGGCTGGAGCATTTACTGTGGGTTCATTTTGCTTTCTGTTTATATTGGTTTCTTATGGTTACATCTTCTCCACTGTCTTCAAGATTCAGTTGGCACATGGCAGGCAAAAAGCCTTTTCCACCTGCACCCCCCACTTGACtgtcttctgtttgttttttagcACGGCCGCCTTTTCTTACATGAGACCAAAGGCCTTGTCTTCTCCACCTGTGGACTTGTTGGCTGCGGTTTTGTATGCTATGTTACCACCACTGATGAATCCCATCATCTATAGCCTGAGAAACAAAGAGATCCAAGGGGCTATGTGGAAAATGTCCAAGAAGAGGTTTAGATTTCATATAGTGATTTCATAG